From the Natrinema amylolyticum genome, the window AGGCGGTCGATGACCTCCTGTTCCGCGTCGGAGTGGCCCGTGTAGTGTTCGAGGAGGTGTTCGATTTCGTCCTGCGGGACGAACACGACGCCGTCCTCGTTCCCGATTGCGACGTCGCCCGGTCGAACGACGGCACCGCCCACCTGCACGGGGACGTTGATGTCCCCACCTAAACTCTCGTCGAGGCGCTGGACCGTTCTGGTCGTCTTCGTCCGGGCGTACACCGGGAAGTCGATTTCCCGGATGGCCGCCGTGTCGGTCACTGCGCCGCCGATGACCACGCCGCGAGCGCCGTTTGCAACCGCCGCGTGGGTAGTGACTTCGCCCCAGGGCGCG encodes:
- a CDS encoding RraA family protein; amino-acid sequence: MVIETFDRPSEEKLSELERVDPNELGHHRHFGHTAPELQFMETASSANVVGSALTVRIPPVDGTMVHKATELAGPTDVIVIEMDGHETNAPWGEVTTHAAVANGARGVVIGGAVTDTAAIREIDFPVYARTKTTRTVQRLDESLGGDINVPVQVGGAVVRPGDVAIGNEDGVVFVPQDEIEHLLEHYTGHSDAEQEVIDRLYEGESLADISGANDHIADLDDE